A part of Eschrichtius robustus isolate mEscRob2 chromosome 20, mEscRob2.pri, whole genome shotgun sequence genomic DNA contains:
- the TACO1 gene encoding translational activator of cytochrome c oxidase 1 has translation MAAWAAVTLSRAVAQCLWARGPGVRVALPSFPPAFQPEPPGCSPCGGRTLHLTAEVLAGHNKWSKVRHIKGPKDTERSRIFSKLSLSIRLAVKEGGPNPEFNSNLASILEVCRSKHMPKATIEAALKMEKTKDIYLLYEGRGPGGSSLLIEALSNSSSKCHSDIKHILNKNGGMMAEGARHSFDKKGVIVVGAEDKEKKAVNLERALELAIEAGAEDVKEAEDEEETNIFKFICDVSSLHQVRKKLDSLGLCSVSCMLEFIPNTKVRLADPDLEQAAHLIQALGNHGDVIHVYDNIE, from the exons ATGGCGGCTTGGGCCGCTGTCACCTTGAGCAGGGCCGTTGCCCAGTGCTTGTGGGCGCGAGGCCCCGGCGTCCGGGTGGCTCTTCCGAGCTTCCCCCCGGCCTTCCAGCCTGAGCCCCCAGGCTGTAGCCCCTGTGGGGGCCGGACGCTGCACCTCACGGCAGAAGTCCTCGCCGGGCACAACAAGTGGTCCAAAGTCCGGCACATCAAGGGTCCCAAGGACACCGAAAGGAGTCGCATCTTCTCCAAGCTCAGTTTGAGCATTCGCCTAGCGGTTAAAG AAGGAGGCCCCAACCCCGAGTTCAATAGCAACCTGGCCAGCATCTTAGAGGTGTGTCGCAGCAAGCACATGCCCAAGGCGACAATTGAGGCAGCACTGAAAATGGAG AAAACCAAGGACATTTATTTGTTGTATGAGGGCCGAGGCCCTGGTGGCTCTTCTCTTCTCATTGAGGCGTTATCTAACAGTAGCTCCAAGTGCCACTCGGACATCAAACATATCCTGAACAAGAATGG GGGAATGATGGCTGAAGGAGCTCGCCACTCCTTTGACAAAAAGGGGGTGATCGTGGTTGGAGCGGAGGACAAAGAGAAGAAAGCTGTGAATCTAGAGCGTGCCCTGGAGCTGGCAATAGAAGCAGGAGCTGAGGATGtcaaggaagctgaagatgaagAGGAAAcgaacatttttaaa TTTATTTGTGATGTCTCTTCACTGCATCAAGTGAGGAAGAAGCTGGACTCCCTGGGCCTGTGTTCTGTGTCCTGTATGCTAGAGTTCATCCCCAACACAAAGGTGCGGCTGGCTGACCCTGACCTGGAGCAGGCTGCCCATCTCATCCAGGCTCTCGGCAACCACGGTGACGTGATCCACGTCTATGACAACATTGAGTAG